In uncultured Desulfovibrio sp., one DNA window encodes the following:
- a CDS encoding BrnA antitoxin family protein produces MRDEYDFSEGIKNPYVRQQKTTVTIRLDTSTVDYFKKLSEETSMPYQTLINAYLADCVAHKRKPVITWGEEGGAGASQTRP; encoded by the coding sequence ATGCGCGACGAATACGATTTTTCGGAAGGGATCAAGAACCCCTATGTCCGGCAGCAGAAGACCACGGTCACCATCCGCCTGGATACGAGCACTGTGGACTACTTCAAGAAGCTGTCTGAAGAAACCAGCATGCCGTACCAGACGCTGATCAATGCCTACCTGGCCGACTGCGTTGCCCACAAGCGCAAACCCGTCATCACGTGGGGCGAAGAGGGCGGGGCAGGCGCCTCGCAAACCCGGCCATAA
- a CDS encoding BrnT family toxin gives MDVVWDPQKATINRRKHGVSFEEAQTVFQDVDALRIYDPDHSEDEDRFLLLGLSSQLRILVVCHCYRENDEQIRIISARKATARESATYASRK, from the coding sequence ATGGATGTTGTCTGGGATCCGCAAAAAGCCACCATCAACCGGCGCAAGCACGGCGTCTCGTTCGAGGAGGCGCAGACCGTGTTCCAGGACGTGGACGCGCTGCGCATCTACGACCCGGACCACTCGGAAGACGAGGACCGCTTTCTGCTGCTTGGCCTGAGCAGCCAGCTGCGCATTCTTGTTGTCTGCCACTGCTACCGCGAAAATGACGAACAGATCAGGATTATCTCGGCCCGCAAGGCCACGGCACGAGAATCCGCCACCTACGCAAGCAGAAAATAG